A genome region from Arthrobacter sp. SLBN-100 includes the following:
- the arc gene encoding proteasome ATPase, with the protein METPNQDSGRTPAEQSAANDLSVADRQVNILRDKLRHIDRQLAAATQNNTKLVTMLEAAKAEILRLKNALDQEGQPPYSFGTILQLNPRRQPSPGNSGQAATEESVDIFNAGRKMRVGISPLVNINQLAVGQEVLLNEALLVVAGLGYERAGELATLKEMLGADRVLVVGRADEERVVRLSGALLAEKLRVGDALSIDSRTGYALEKVPRSEVENLVLEEVPDITYEDIGGLGPQIEQIRDAVELPFLHPDLYREHGLKAPKGILLYGPPGCGKTLIAKAVANSLAARAAERSGNVDLKSYFLNIKGPELLDKYVGETERHIRLIFSRAREKASDGSPVVVFFDEMDSLFRTRGTGISSDVETTIVPQLLSEIDGVERLDNVIVIGASNREDMIDPAILRPGRLDVKVKIHRPDAEAAADIFNKYITTDLPFHESDLAEHNGDVQATVDAMVQRTVEAMYSTDKSNEFLEVTYANGDTEMLYFKDFNSGAVVQNVVDRAKKYAIKDLLTMQQKGLRIEHLLRAVVDEFREHEDMPNTTNPDDWARISGKKGERITYIRTIVQGKAGQEPGKSIETMPTTGQYL; encoded by the coding sequence ATGGAGACGCCAAACCAGGACTCCGGACGTACACCGGCAGAGCAGTCTGCCGCCAACGACCTCTCGGTTGCCGACCGCCAGGTCAACATCCTCCGGGACAAGCTCAGGCACATCGACCGCCAGTTGGCTGCGGCAACGCAGAACAACACCAAGCTGGTCACCATGCTTGAAGCCGCGAAGGCCGAGATTCTCCGGCTGAAGAACGCGTTGGACCAGGAAGGACAACCTCCCTACAGCTTTGGCACCATTCTTCAGCTGAACCCGCGGCGGCAGCCCTCTCCGGGCAACAGCGGGCAGGCCGCCACGGAAGAATCTGTAGACATCTTTAATGCCGGGCGGAAGATGCGGGTAGGCATCAGCCCGCTGGTGAACATCAACCAGCTGGCGGTGGGCCAGGAAGTCCTCCTTAACGAGGCCCTCCTCGTCGTCGCCGGGCTTGGCTACGAGCGTGCCGGGGAACTGGCCACCCTGAAGGAGATGCTCGGAGCCGACCGCGTCCTCGTGGTGGGACGGGCCGATGAAGAACGGGTGGTCAGGCTTTCCGGGGCGCTCCTGGCCGAAAAGCTCCGCGTGGGCGATGCCCTCTCGATCGATTCCAGGACGGGGTATGCCCTGGAGAAGGTGCCCCGGTCCGAGGTGGAGAACCTGGTCCTGGAAGAAGTTCCGGACATTACGTACGAGGATATCGGCGGACTCGGGCCGCAGATCGAGCAGATCCGCGACGCCGTGGAACTCCCGTTCCTGCACCCTGACCTTTATCGGGAACACGGGCTGAAGGCGCCCAAGGGCATCCTGCTGTACGGCCCGCCCGGCTGCGGCAAGACCCTCATCGCCAAGGCCGTGGCCAATTCGCTCGCCGCCCGCGCCGCAGAGCGCTCCGGAAATGTGGACCTAAAAAGCTACTTCCTGAACATCAAGGGCCCGGAGCTCCTGGATAAGTACGTGGGCGAAACCGAGCGGCACATCCGCCTCATCTTCTCCCGTGCACGGGAGAAGGCATCGGACGGCAGCCCGGTAGTGGTGTTTTTCGACGAGATGGACTCGCTGTTCCGCACCCGCGGCACGGGCATTTCCTCCGACGTCGAAACAACCATCGTGCCCCAGCTGCTGAGCGAGATTGATGGCGTGGAGCGGCTGGACAACGTCATTGTCATTGGCGCCTCCAACCGCGAGGACATGATCGACCCCGCCATCCTTCGGCCCGGCCGGCTGGATGTCAAGGTCAAGATCCACCGCCCGGATGCCGAGGCCGCCGCTGACATCTTCAACAAGTACATCACTACGGATCTGCCATTCCACGAGTCCGACCTCGCGGAACACAACGGGGACGTCCAGGCCACGGTGGACGCGATGGTGCAGCGGACCGTGGAAGCCATGTATTCCACGGACAAGTCGAATGAGTTCCTCGAAGTCACCTATGCTAACGGCGACACCGAAATGCTGTATTTCAAGGACTTCAACTCCGGTGCCGTAGTCCAGAACGTGGTGGACCGGGCCAAGAAGTACGCCATCAAGGACCTCCTCACCATGCAACAGAAGGGGCTCCGGATCGAGCACCTGCTCCGGGCCGTGGTAGACGAATTCCGCGAACACGAGGACATGCCCAACACCACCAATCCGGACGACTGGGCACGCATTTCCGGCAAGAAGGGCGAGCGGATCACGTACATCCGCACCATCGTCCAGGGCAAGGCCGGCCAGGAGCCAGGAAAGTCCATCGAAACAATGCCGACCACAGGGCAGTATCTATGA
- a CDS encoding tRNA (adenine-N1)-methyltransferase, with product MSSETAVNEAAAAAQSGVAAGGSQPVGAARRRGPFREGERVQLTDERGRMNTITLESGGAFHTHRGFLNHDEIIGKVDGSVVVNNVGQQYQTLRPLLSDFVLSMPRGAAVVYPKDAGQIVTMADIFPGARVVEAGVGSGALSISLLRAVGDNGYLHSFERREEFADIARGNVETIFGGPHPAWQITLGDFQEEVVRTEEPGSVDRVVLDMLAPWECLDAVATVLAPGGVWINYVATVTQLSRTAEAIRADGRFTEPDAWESMVRGWHLEGLAVRPDHRMVAHTGFLLVTRRLADGVTGISVKRRPSKTEFNDEDVNAWTPGAVGERLVSDKKLRRAARDAIAGTNVVDTPEITN from the coding sequence ATGAGCAGCGAAACTGCCGTCAACGAAGCCGCCGCAGCAGCCCAATCCGGTGTTGCCGCCGGAGGCTCGCAGCCGGTGGGAGCTGCCCGTCGCCGGGGTCCTTTCCGGGAAGGCGAACGTGTCCAGCTGACTGACGAGCGGGGCCGCATGAACACGATCACCCTTGAAAGCGGCGGCGCGTTCCACACCCACCGTGGCTTCCTGAACCACGATGAGATCATCGGCAAGGTGGACGGTTCGGTGGTGGTCAACAACGTTGGCCAGCAGTACCAGACCCTGCGCCCGCTGCTCTCTGATTTCGTCCTCTCCATGCCCCGCGGCGCTGCCGTTGTGTATCCCAAGGACGCCGGCCAGATCGTCACCATGGCGGACATCTTTCCGGGTGCGCGCGTGGTTGAAGCGGGAGTAGGCTCGGGCGCCCTGTCCATCTCGCTGCTCAGGGCGGTCGGAGACAACGGCTACCTGCACTCGTTCGAACGGCGTGAAGAATTCGCGGACATCGCCCGTGGAAACGTGGAAACCATCTTCGGCGGTCCCCACCCTGCGTGGCAGATCACCCTGGGCGACTTCCAGGAGGAAGTTGTCCGGACCGAGGAGCCCGGCTCGGTGGACCGCGTGGTCCTGGACATGCTCGCGCCTTGGGAGTGCCTGGACGCCGTGGCCACGGTCCTGGCACCGGGCGGCGTGTGGATCAACTATGTCGCCACCGTCACCCAGCTCTCGCGGACAGCCGAGGCCATCCGCGCCGACGGCCGGTTCACTGAACCTGACGCCTGGGAATCGATGGTGCGCGGCTGGCACCTTGAGGGCCTCGCCGTCCGCCCGGATCACCGGATGGTGGCCCACACCGGATTCCTGCTGGTTACCCGCCGGCTGGCCGACGGCGTCACAGGCATCTCGGTGAAGCGCCGTCCCTCCAAGACCGAGTTCAATGATGAGGACGTCAACGCCTGGACGCCCGGGGCCGTGGGGGAGCGGCTGGTGTCCGACAAGAAGCTTCGGCGCGCAGCGCGCGACGCGATCGCGGGCACGAACGTCGTGGACACGCCGGAGATCACGAACTAG